The sequence AATATATGAAAAAAACAAAGGGTCATGCTCATTAACTGCATCAATCATGGCATTGATAACGATGCGGGTTTCATTTGGCACATCAAGCATACGTGATAAGCGATGATAACGATGCAGCGTTAAGCCGCTGACCGTGTGATATAGTTGCGTAAAAGTTGCAACCGGCAGAGCGTATCTCGCAACTTCTTGTGCTTTTTTTCGGATTGCCGGTAAATATTGTTCGCGTTGTTTTTGGCGCGCTTGAAATATATCAAAGTAAGCCTTAGCCGTCGGTTCAATTAATATTTCAGTAAGCTCTCGATAACAGAGCATTTGTGCTGCTGCTGTTTGTTGATAAAATTCTGCTTCACGGGCGGGTAATTGTGGAATCAGCAAGCGATCTGGTTGAACTTTTACATAGCGTTGGCTGACTTGCTCTGAATTATAAAATGGATGCGCATGCAAAAATGACCAAACAAATTGTCGTGATACATTTTCAATAATGAATTGAAATGCTGCATGTTGCAGAGTGGTATGATGACCAGCGGTGTATGTACTACGAGCGATAATATCGCGCTGAGCGCGTGCGGTCTCATCTTGTTGTACATCATTACTGGTAATTACTCGCGTACAATAACAAGTGCGAGCAGTAGCAATCGCATTATTATAGGGCTCACTAAATGCATTAACTAAACGCACGATAGGTTGCAGTGAAGAAAATGGTGATGAAACATTAGCGGCAATAATCATGAGTTTAGGCGTGGTTGTGGCCGGATGAGTTTAAAAAAGAGTGGTTATATTCTAAAGTTACTCGTCGTGAGGTTAGCGGGCGTCCAGTTTGAGATTCAATCCAATCTAACGCGCAGTCAACTAATGCATTAGCACTATGAATATCAGGGCAACCAGTGCCACTAAAGGCAGCCGCTACGCCAGGGGGTAAAGGCCGTAAAGTTGGGGCACAACGCGAACAGACGATGCCGCCATACTTGCAATCGAAACTTATGGCTTTAAAAAATGTATCACCACAACAAGTGCAAGTACTAAAGTCAGGGGTGATACCACTTGCACAGAGCAAAGATGGATAAAAATTTGAGGCCCTAATAAAATCACCGGCTTCAAGACAATCAAGTGCATCTGCTAAAGCTTGATAAATTTCAGGTGCCGCTTGATGCTCAGCAACTAACAAGCGTACGGATTCGCAACACATACCAGCACCAATCAAACGTTGTAGGCTAGTACGCAGGCCCAAGCGTGGTTGTATTTGGCGAGCAGACTCAAGTCGCCATAATTTATTGGTAGGAGTTACTTCAATTTCAATGTTGGCAAATAAATCCAGCACACCAGCAAAACGTTTTTTTGAGTTGCGCGCATGACGAGCAACAATAGCAATACGACCTTCTTCGGCAGTGAGTACCTCAATAATGCGATGGGCATCACCAAAATTGCGAATATGAAGCACAATTGCAAAAAGCTGTTGTATGCGTCGATTCATATTTTACCTAAACTTCGCAGAGTATATCGCGCTACTCAACTGAACGCAGAGATTGAGTGCATTTTACGCCAAATTTGCTATTGCTTTCGGTTGTAGCACAAGAAGCAAAGCTTTGACGAGCGGCCTGACGGTCGTCTTGTTTTAAATAAGCTAATCCCTGGTAATAATGCATTTCACGTATATATTC comes from Deltaproteobacteria bacterium and encodes:
- the recO gene encoding DNA repair protein RecO — encoded protein: MNRRIQQLFAIVLHIRNFGDAHRIIEVLTAEEGRIAIVARHARNSKKRFAGVLDLFANIEIEVTPTNKLWRLESARQIQPRLGLRTSLQRLIGAGMCCESVRLLVAEHQAAPEIYQALADALDCLEAGDFIRASNFYPSLLCASGITPDFSTCTCCGDTFFKAISFDCKYGGIVCSRCAPTLRPLPPGVAAAFSGTGCPDIHSANALVDCALDWIESQTGRPLTSRRVTLEYNHSFLNSSGHNHA